A part of Babylonia areolata isolate BAREFJ2019XMU chromosome 6, ASM4173473v1, whole genome shotgun sequence genomic DNA contains:
- the LOC143282759 gene encoding serine-threonine kinase receptor-associated protein-like: MFSGIRERKRSVRNMASLRQTPLTCSGHTRPVVDLAFSDVTPYGYFLISACKDGKPMIRQGDTGDWIGTFEGHKGAVWGATLNRDATRAATGAADFSAKIWDAEKGEELQTFSHKHIVKSVDFNKDGTLLLTGSNEKLLRVYDLNKPDADPRSFAGHTSNIKGALFLGDAKKIISASDDKTVRLWTLETCQEIQQLTFDCAPSSLALSPNGNTIIVTYGQKIAFYNVDTLTEIKKFEADAPINSASLHQSEKFFVAGGEDFKMYKFDYETGREIESFKGHFGPVHCVRFSPDGELYASGSEDGTLRLWQTTIGKTYGLWKCIIPDDSEVQNNTSDVKAES, translated from the exons ATGTTTTCCGGCATCCGGGAAAGAAAACGATCGGTGCGGAACATGGCGAGTCTCAGGCAGACACCACTAACGTGTAGCGGACACACTCGGCCAGTCGTCGATTTGGCATTCAGTGATGTCACTCCGTATGGGTATTTTCTTATCAGCGCTTGTAAAG ATGGCAAGCCCATGATTCGCCAGGGAGACACAGGGGACTGGATTGGAACCTTTGAAGGCCACAAAGGAGCTGTGTGGGGCGCAACTTTGAACAGAGATGCCACACGGGCTGCCACTGGGGCCGCTGATTTCTCCGC AAAAATCTGGGAtgcagagaagggggaggaactTCAGACCTTCAGCCACAAACACATTGTGAAGAGTGTGGACTTCAACAAGGATGGTACCTTGCTGCTGACAGGAAGCAACGAGAAGCTGCTGAGGGTGTATGATTTGAACAAACCTGATGCTG acccGAGATCATTTGCTGGTCACACCTCCAACATCAAGGGGGCGTTGTTTCTAGGTGACGCCAAGAAGATTATTAGTGCCTCTGACGACAAAACTGTTAG GCTGTGGACCCTAGAAACCTGCCAGGAGATTCAGCAGCTTACCTTTGACTGCGCTCCTTCCAGCCTGGCTCTGAGTCCTAACGGCAACACCATCATTGTCACGTATGGTCAAAAAATTGCCTTCTACAATGTTGACAC GCTCACGGAGATCAAGAAGTTTGAGGCAGATGCTCCCATCAACTCTGCCTCCCTTCACCAGAGTGAGAAGTTCTTTGTAGCAGGAGGAGAGGACTTCAAGATGTACAAGTTTGACTACGAGACGGGAAGAGAAATTG AGTCTTTCAAAGGCCACTTTGGCCCGGTGCACTGTGTTCGATTCTCCCCTGACGGAGAGCTGTACGCCAGTGGGAGCGAGGATGGGACCCTGCGGCTGTGGCAGACCACCATTGGCAAGACATATGGGCTGTGGAAGTGCATCATACCTGATGACTCTGAGGTCCAGAACAACACCTCTGACGTGAAGGCAGAGTCCTAG